In the genome of Microbacterium endophyticum, one region contains:
- a CDS encoding glycosyltransferase: protein MSSENTTPSQRVPAPLGCIVLAAYRPQRELFERQLRSIQAQTVSDFSCLVVADGGEEDVREMLRSIVGDDERFTVIGAASRVGFYLNFERGLSAVPDTAQWIALSDQDDYWQPEKLERMLPHLQYASMVSAQARVVTYPGGEVRAATTGRVQPHADDIPIFNQFTGGMSVLRRDLLQLALPFPQFDSPAQVHDHWLAVCASCQDGAVVIPDIVQDYVQHDQNVLGETSDNEFAMLQSWRNVKTRADAAQHAGGLRRSAVIALSAYVVSAGWAQAMTVALVSRPLAGDTRLERLQVLYGRRRSFWRSVTRLVGAVLRRRIPIRNAAVFVAGTAVRGFTPTDRRP, encoded by the coding sequence ATGTCTTCAGAAAACACCACACCATCGCAGCGCGTGCCCGCGCCCCTCGGATGCATCGTATTAGCGGCATACCGACCCCAGCGGGAACTCTTCGAACGCCAGCTTCGTTCGATTCAGGCGCAGACGGTGTCTGATTTCTCGTGTCTTGTGGTCGCTGACGGCGGCGAAGAAGACGTACGCGAGATGTTGAGATCTATCGTTGGCGACGATGAACGTTTCACGGTGATCGGCGCGGCAAGTCGAGTGGGTTTCTACCTCAACTTCGAGCGGGGTCTGTCTGCGGTGCCCGACACAGCGCAGTGGATCGCGCTGAGCGATCAAGACGACTATTGGCAGCCAGAGAAGTTAGAGAGGATGCTGCCGCATCTGCAGTACGCGTCAATGGTGAGCGCTCAAGCTCGCGTCGTGACGTACCCGGGCGGGGAAGTGCGTGCTGCGACTACCGGGCGTGTGCAGCCTCACGCTGACGACATTCCGATCTTCAATCAATTTACCGGCGGCATGTCTGTACTTCGACGTGACCTGTTGCAACTCGCGCTGCCTTTTCCCCAGTTCGACTCGCCCGCTCAGGTGCACGATCACTGGCTAGCTGTATGTGCTTCTTGCCAAGACGGTGCTGTTGTCATTCCTGACATCGTGCAGGACTACGTTCAGCACGACCAGAACGTTCTTGGTGAGACATCTGATAACGAGTTCGCCATGCTGCAGTCCTGGCGAAATGTGAAGACTCGCGCAGATGCGGCACAGCACGCGGGTGGGCTTCGTCGCTCGGCAGTCATTGCTTTGTCTGCTTACGTAGTCAGTGCTGGGTGGGCGCAGGCGATGACGGTTGCGCTCGTATCCCGCCCCCTGGCGGGCGACACTCGTCTTGAGCGACTTCAAGTGCTTTATGGTCGTCGACGTTCGTTCTGGCGGTCCGTAACGCGTCTTGTAGGCGCTGTCTTGCGACGCCGCATTCCTATCCGAAACGCCGCGGTGTTCGTTGCAGGAACCGCAGTTCGTGGGTTTACGCCAACTGACCGGCGCCCCTGA